The following proteins are encoded in a genomic region of Gemmatimonadota bacterium:
- the murQ gene encoding N-acetylmuramic acid 6-phosphate etherase yields the protein MLDERLTEQRNPASTRIDTLDTQGVVDLINAEDRRVAEAVGQERQAIARAVDLIVDSFARGGHLFYVGAGTSGRLGVLDAAEMPPTYGTDPTLVQGIIAGGHAALVRAQEGAEDHPEDGAAAIDERGVGPDDFVLGIATSGTTPYVHGALARARARGARTGFLLCTPPSEALRALHDVVIAPLVGPEVITGSTRMKAGTATKLVLNTLTTAAMVRSGKVWGNLMVDLQVTCQKLQDRGERILMTTLGVDADEAQRLLEEAHGRVKIAIVMHRRGVDAAGARALLADAGGVLARIVEERP from the coding sequence ATGCTGGACGAACGGCTCACCGAACAGCGCAATCCAGCCTCCACGCGCATCGACACGCTGGACACCCAGGGCGTGGTGGACCTGATCAACGCCGAGGACCGACGCGTCGCCGAGGCGGTGGGGCAGGAGCGCCAGGCGATCGCGCGGGCGGTGGATCTGATCGTCGACAGCTTCGCGCGGGGCGGGCACCTCTTCTACGTGGGCGCGGGCACGTCCGGCCGGCTGGGCGTCCTGGACGCGGCCGAGATGCCCCCGACGTACGGCACCGATCCCACGCTCGTGCAGGGCATCATCGCGGGGGGGCACGCGGCGCTCGTGCGGGCGCAGGAGGGTGCCGAGGACCATCCGGAGGACGGGGCCGCCGCCATCGACGAGCGGGGCGTGGGCCCGGACGATTTCGTGCTGGGCATCGCCACCTCCGGCACCACGCCGTACGTGCACGGCGCGCTCGCGCGGGCACGCGCGCGCGGCGCCCGCACCGGATTCCTGCTCTGCACACCGCCGTCCGAGGCGCTGCGCGCCCTCCACGACGTGGTCATCGCGCCGCTGGTCGGCCCCGAGGTCATCACGGGCTCCACGCGCATGAAGGCGGGCACGGCCACCAAGCTCGTGCTCAACACCTTGACCACCGCGGCCATGGTGCGCAGCGGCAAGGTGTGGGGGAACCTGATGGTGGACCTCCAGGTGACGTGCCAGAAGTTGCAGGACCGGGGCGAGCGCATCCTGATGACCACGCTGGGCGTGGACGCCGACGAGGCGCAGCGCCTCCTCGAGGAGGCCCACGGCCGCGTCAAGATCGCCATCGTCATGCACCGGCGCGGCGTGGACGCCGCGGGTGCGCGCGCGCTGCTCGCCGACGCCGGCGGCGTGCTGGCCCGCATCGTGGAGGAGCGGCCGTGA
- a CDS encoding anhydro-N-acetylmuramic acid kinase — translation MNYVGLMSGTSLDGIDAVLVDLEGTAADLRWHVRAFRSDPWSVEERARIAAATETGTPASLCRLHVDLGEAFARATLALLDEAGVDPSDVAAIGSHGQTVWHEPPTAERRGATLQLGDPATLAERTGIPVVSDLRARDVAAGGHGAPLVCFADRLLLAADGGRAVQNLGGMGNVTWIPPRRDARHDLLAFDTGPGNALIDAAVELASAGRATYDRDGRRAARGHVDASLLDELMSHPFFATEPPRSTGREVFGRPYVQALAERLQPTDVQAWDDLVATLTALTARSVGDALRRWVLPRGVDDLVLVGGGAHNPTLVAAIASALAPLPVVPARAVGMDPDAREAIGFAVLAWAFQNVVAGNEVGATGAAGPRLLGSWTPGRALR, via the coding sequence GTGAACTACGTGGGGCTCATGAGCGGCACCTCGCTCGACGGGATCGACGCCGTCCTCGTGGATCTGGAGGGCACCGCGGCCGATCTGCGCTGGCACGTGCGCGCGTTCCGCTCCGACCCCTGGAGCGTCGAGGAGCGCGCGCGCATCGCGGCGGCCACCGAGACGGGCACGCCCGCGTCGCTCTGCCGTCTGCACGTGGACCTGGGCGAGGCGTTCGCGCGCGCCACGCTGGCGCTGCTGGACGAGGCCGGCGTGGATCCGTCCGACGTCGCCGCGATCGGCTCCCACGGGCAGACGGTGTGGCACGAGCCCCCGACCGCGGAGCGCCGGGGCGCCACGCTCCAGCTCGGCGACCCGGCCACGCTCGCCGAGCGCACCGGCATCCCGGTCGTCTCCGATCTGCGCGCGCGCGACGTGGCCGCCGGCGGACACGGCGCACCCCTGGTCTGCTTCGCGGACCGCCTGCTGCTCGCCGCGGACGGCGGACGGGCGGTGCAGAACCTGGGGGGCATGGGCAACGTGACCTGGATCCCTCCCCGCCGCGACGCCCGCCACGACCTGCTCGCCTTCGACACCGGTCCCGGCAATGCGCTCATCGACGCCGCGGTGGAGTTGGCCAGCGCCGGCCGCGCGACGTACGATCGGGATGGACGCCGGGCCGCGCGCGGTCACGTCGATGCCTCGCTGCTGGACGAGCTGATGTCGCACCCGTTCTTCGCCACCGAGCCGCCGCGCTCGACCGGCCGGGAGGTGTTCGGCCGCCCGTACGTGCAGGCGCTCGCGGAACGTCTGCAGCCGACGGATGTGCAGGCCTGGGACGACCTGGTCGCCACCCTGACCGCGCTCACCGCGCGCAGCGTCGGGGACGCCCTGCGGCGCTGGGTGCTGCCCCGCGGTGTGGACGACCTGGTGCTCGTGGGCGGTGGCGCGCACAACCCGACGCTGGTGGCCGCGATCGCGTCCGCGCTGGCCCCGCTCCCGGTCGTCCCGGCCCGCGCGGTGGGGATGGATCCGGACGCGCGCGAGGCGATCGGCTTCGCCGTGTTGGCGTGGGCCTTCCAGAACGTGGTGGCCGGCAACGAGGTCGGCGCCACCGGCGCAGCCGGACCCCGTCTGCTCGGATCCTGGACGCCCGGGCGGGCGCTGCGCTGA
- a CDS encoding vitamin B12-dependent ribonucleotide reductase — protein MNSPRVSRQPWIFDDTLPEDLPPARLSDNARIVLARRYLKKDEDGNAIEEPETMFWRVARVIAEEDRRYGASDAAVEELARQFYDLMTTGTFEPNSPTLMNAGRPLGQLSACFVLPVEDAISNGKNGIYDTLSAMALVHQSGGGTGFAFSRLRPTGDTVRSTMGVASGPVSFMRLYDASTEVVKQGGTRRGANMGILRVDHPDIREFITCKEDTSQVTNFNISVAITDRFMQAVQDGGSYDLLSPRNGEVVGQEDAREIFDMIVHGAWNTGEPGVFFIDRANEYNPVPALGSYEATNPCGEQPLLPYDVCNLGSINLGTFVRKDAPRDGLPEERIDWDGLRRVVHLSTHFLDNVIDANHYPLPEIHDLAQRIRRVGLGVMGWADMLVRLGVPYSSEDGVQLARTVMAFVNEESRVASERLARTRGVFPEWPDSIWGPDETAARRADGSRVRPLRRMRNCNLTTVAPTGTISIFAGCSGGIEPLFAVAFMRNQAGAMMPDVNEDFVALAQEQGWYSDELMERIASEGHIHFPEVPEDVQQVFVTAHDITPEWHVRMQAAFQEHTDSAISKTTNFPFEATEAEVREIYELAYALNCKGVTVYRDGSRPMQVLSTGKTGKTEEQPASAASSEALMTLEHALADAREENHRLHVLLEQHRAEQEERDEVARASRHKRQRPSLLRGRTVKMNSPLGDLYVTINEDESGRPFEVFCTLGKAGGAAMADSEAIGRLISLALRSGIPITAVRDQLRGISCDRAVGIGPNKVLSAPDAIAQAIERYLEEKEGVQEELLPLASVPSPTIAATRPAPAPAPAKPAATAPAFLGACPSCSASQLAYEEGCVKCYVCGYSECG, from the coding sequence ATGAACTCGCCCCGGGTATCGCGCCAGCCCTGGATCTTCGATGACACCCTTCCCGAGGATCTCCCCCCTGCCCGGCTGAGCGACAATGCCCGGATCGTGCTGGCCCGCCGCTACCTGAAGAAGGACGAGGACGGCAACGCCATCGAGGAGCCCGAGACCATGTTCTGGCGGGTCGCCCGCGTGATCGCCGAGGAGGACCGCCGGTATGGTGCGTCCGACGCCGCGGTCGAGGAGCTTGCCCGCCAGTTCTACGACCTGATGACCACGGGGACGTTCGAGCCCAACTCCCCGACGCTCATGAACGCGGGCCGCCCGCTGGGTCAGCTCTCCGCCTGCTTCGTGCTTCCCGTCGAGGACGCCATCTCCAACGGCAAGAACGGGATCTACGACACGCTGTCCGCCATGGCCCTCGTGCACCAGTCCGGCGGCGGCACCGGCTTCGCGTTCTCGCGGCTGCGCCCCACCGGGGACACCGTGCGCTCCACCATGGGCGTGGCGTCGGGGCCGGTCTCCTTCATGCGCCTGTACGACGCCAGCACGGAGGTCGTGAAGCAGGGCGGTACGCGCCGCGGTGCCAACATGGGCATCCTGCGCGTCGACCACCCCGACATCCGGGAGTTCATCACCTGCAAGGAAGACACGTCGCAGGTGACCAACTTCAACATCTCGGTCGCCATCACCGACCGCTTCATGCAGGCGGTGCAGGACGGCGGCTCGTACGACCTGCTGAGCCCGCGCAATGGTGAGGTGGTGGGCCAGGAGGATGCGCGCGAGATCTTCGACATGATCGTGCACGGCGCCTGGAACACCGGAGAGCCGGGCGTCTTCTTCATCGATCGCGCCAACGAGTACAACCCGGTGCCGGCGCTGGGCAGCTACGAGGCCACCAACCCGTGTGGTGAGCAGCCGCTGCTCCCGTACGACGTGTGCAACCTGGGCAGCATCAACCTGGGCACGTTCGTCCGGAAGGACGCGCCCCGGGACGGGCTGCCGGAGGAGCGCATCGATTGGGACGGGCTGCGGCGGGTCGTGCACCTCTCCACGCACTTCCTCGACAACGTCATCGACGCCAACCACTATCCGCTGCCCGAGATCCACGACCTCGCGCAGCGCATCCGCCGGGTCGGCCTGGGCGTGATGGGGTGGGCGGACATGCTCGTGCGGCTCGGCGTGCCCTACTCCTCGGAGGACGGCGTGCAGCTGGCCCGCACCGTGATGGCCTTCGTGAACGAGGAGAGCCGCGTCGCGTCGGAGCGTCTCGCGCGTACGCGTGGCGTCTTCCCGGAGTGGCCGGATTCGATCTGGGGCCCGGACGAGACGGCCGCCCGTCGCGCCGACGGCAGCCGCGTGCGCCCGCTGCGCCGGATGCGCAACTGCAACCTCACCACCGTGGCGCCCACGGGCACCATCTCCATCTTCGCCGGGTGCTCGGGCGGGATCGAGCCGCTCTTCGCGGTCGCCTTCATGCGCAACCAGGCCGGCGCCATGATGCCGGACGTCAACGAGGACTTCGTCGCGCTGGCCCAGGAGCAGGGCTGGTACTCCGACGAGCTCATGGAGCGGATCGCCTCCGAAGGTCACATCCACTTCCCGGAGGTGCCCGAGGACGTGCAGCAGGTGTTCGTCACCGCGCACGACATCACGCCCGAGTGGCACGTCCGCATGCAGGCCGCCTTCCAGGAGCATACGGACTCCGCCATCTCCAAGACCACGAACTTCCCCTTCGAGGCCACCGAGGCCGAGGTCCGCGAGATCTACGAGCTGGCCTACGCGCTGAACTGCAAGGGCGTGACGGTCTACCGCGACGGATCGCGTCCCATGCAGGTGCTCTCCACCGGCAAGACCGGGAAGACGGAGGAGCAGCCCGCGTCCGCGGCGTCCAGCGAGGCGCTGATGACGCTGGAGCACGCGCTCGCGGACGCGCGCGAGGAGAACCACCGGCTGCACGTGCTCCTCGAGCAGCATCGTGCCGAGCAGGAGGAGCGCGACGAGGTCGCGCGGGCCAGCCGCCACAAGCGCCAGCGCCCGTCGTTGCTGCGCGGCCGTACGGTCAAGATGAACTCCCCGCTGGGTGACCTCTACGTCACCATCAACGAGGACGAGAGCGGCCGCCCGTTCGAGGTGTTCTGCACGCTCGGGAAGGCGGGTGGAGCGGCCATGGCGGATTCGGAGGCCATCGGTCGCCTGATCTCGCTGGCGCTGCGCTCGGGCATCCCCATCACGGCGGTGCGGGACCAGCTGCGGGGCATCTCCTGCGATCGGGCGGTGGGCATCGGGCCCAACAAGGTGCTGTCCGCCCCGGACGCCATCGCCCAGGCCATCGAGCGCTACCTGGAAGAGAAGGAGGGCGTGCAGGAGGAGCTCCTGCCGCTGGCCAGCGTGCCCAGCCCCACGATCGCGGCCACGCGCCCCGCACCCGCGCCGGCGCCCGCCAAGCCAGCGGCCACTGCGCCCGCGTTCCTGGGCGCGTGCCCGTCCTGCTCGGCCAGCCAGCTGGCCTACGAAGAGGGCTGCGTGAAGTGCTACGTCTGCGGCTACTCGGAGTGCGGCTGA
- a CDS encoding leishmanolysin-related zinc metalloendopeptidase, with translation MPFSRPRPALRAAQRPCTGLVAFALIATVLAGCDTGTGPEPVGTLEVQSLPEVARVGETIDVTLRALDGVGAPLPGAALRLSVQSGRVESAAVTTDGTGVARVRWTLGPSAQEQRLGVDATGATLEIPLRPQPGPPARLRVADGDGQSGPVVSTLPLPLEVAVEDAFGNPVSDVAVRFSALDDGAAPEADSARSDAAGRARTGVATRARLGTSQIRAASHGLESVAFALTVTAGPPTQWTVVSGDAQTGTVGTSLPSPVVIALADAFGNPVAGQAVTFSSPDGGTGGPAGAITDAAGRTTTTWTLGPSAGLQRLQVAAGTLTLGSITATARPGAPAVATAAGGSGQVGASGTALAAPLAVEVRDAFGNAVPDVAVSFTAAPGHGSFDPATPRTDGSGRATTRWTLGAGLGAQNASASVPGLAGVSFAAEARSGPPAALQLIQGGTQSGIAGTPLAVAPTVRVTDASGNPVPGVAVTFTVTVGGGSVSTPVAATGTDGTASAGPWTLGPAAGSQRVRASVTGIPTLDVDALAEPGPAAQLVVHAGDGQSSTVATAVPVRPAVRVLDALGNAVAGVTVTFTVTGGGGSVAGASPVSDAAGVAAVGSWTLGGSAGAQTLQAAAPGLAPVSFAGTAVAALPPPSGGFDLDLQVVGSPGASVQAALNAAVARWESAITGDLPDVSVNVAAGACGVGHSALSGVVDDVVLFVEILAIDGVGGTLGSAGPCGVRGGGGLTALGVIRLDEADVNTLVGNGHLTDVLIHEIGHVLGLGTFWVSRGHVSGAGGADPVYTSAQAVAAYQALGGSYPGGVPVENTGGAGTRDAHWRESILGTELMTGWVNYGQTNPLSRISIAALGDLGYTVNLNAADGFAATAPAAVSGSSSGRLELVEQPLPAPFVLPH, from the coding sequence GTGCCCTTCTCTCGCCCACGTCCTGCGCTTCGAGCGGCGCAACGTCCCTGCACGGGTCTGGTCGCGTTCGCTCTGATCGCCACGGTTCTGGCGGGATGCGACACCGGAACCGGCCCCGAGCCGGTGGGCACGCTCGAGGTGCAGTCGCTCCCGGAGGTCGCACGGGTGGGCGAGACGATCGACGTCACGCTCCGGGCGCTCGACGGGGTGGGCGCACCCCTTCCCGGTGCGGCGTTGCGGCTGTCCGTGCAGTCGGGGCGGGTGGAGTCGGCCGCGGTAACCACGGACGGCACGGGCGTGGCGCGCGTGCGTTGGACGCTGGGTCCGAGCGCGCAGGAGCAGCGCCTGGGCGTGGACGCGACCGGCGCCACGCTCGAGATCCCGCTGCGGCCGCAACCCGGTCCACCGGCGCGGCTTCGCGTCGCGGACGGCGACGGGCAGTCGGGGCCGGTGGTCAGCACGCTGCCGCTCCCCCTGGAGGTCGCCGTCGAGGATGCGTTCGGCAATCCGGTCTCCGACGTGGCCGTGCGCTTCTCCGCGCTGGACGACGGGGCCGCGCCCGAAGCCGACTCCGCCCGCTCCGATGCGGCGGGCCGCGCCCGCACCGGCGTGGCGACCCGAGCCCGCCTGGGCACCTCGCAGATCCGCGCCGCGTCCCATGGACTCGAGTCCGTCGCGTTCGCGCTGACCGTGACCGCCGGCCCCCCCACCCAGTGGACGGTGGTGAGCGGCGACGCCCAGACCGGAACCGTGGGCACGTCGTTGCCCTCCCCCGTGGTGATCGCCCTGGCGGATGCCTTCGGCAACCCGGTCGCGGGCCAGGCGGTCACCTTCTCCAGCCCGGACGGCGGGACCGGCGGCCCGGCCGGAGCGATCACGGACGCCGCAGGGCGGACCACCACGACCTGGACGCTGGGACCGTCGGCCGGTCTGCAGCGGCTGCAGGTCGCCGCCGGGACGCTCACGCTGGGCTCCATCACGGCCACGGCTCGCCCCGGCGCCCCCGCCGTGGCCACCGCCGCCGGCGGATCCGGGCAGGTGGGCGCGTCCGGCACCGCCCTGGCCGCCCCCCTGGCGGTCGAGGTGCGCGACGCCTTCGGCAACGCCGTGCCCGACGTGGCCGTCTCGTTCACGGCCGCCCCGGGACACGGCTCGTTCGACCCCGCCACGCCCCGCACCGACGGAAGCGGCCGCGCCACCACGCGCTGGACGCTGGGTGCCGGGCTGGGCGCGCAGAACGCCTCGGCGTCCGTGCCCGGTCTGGCCGGCGTGTCCTTTGCGGCCGAGGCGAGGAGCGGCCCCCCCGCTGCGCTGCAGCTGATCCAGGGGGGCACGCAGAGCGGGATCGCCGGCACCCCCCTGGCCGTGGCGCCCACCGTCCGCGTCACCGACGCGAGCGGGAACCCCGTGCCCGGTGTGGCCGTCACCTTCACCGTGACGGTGGGGGGTGGGTCGGTCTCCACACCCGTCGCGGCCACGGGCACGGACGGGACGGCATCGGCGGGCCCGTGGACCCTCGGCCCGGCGGCCGGCAGCCAGCGCGTCCGGGCCAGCGTGACCGGCATCCCCACGCTGGATGTGGACGCCCTGGCCGAGCCCGGTCCGGCCGCCCAGCTCGTCGTGCACGCCGGGGATGGGCAGTCCTCGACGGTCGCGACCGCCGTCCCGGTGCGGCCGGCCGTGCGCGTCCTCGACGCGCTCGGCAACGCCGTGGCCGGTGTGACCGTCACGTTCACGGTGACGGGTGGAGGGGGCAGCGTGGCCGGCGCCTCCCCTGTGAGCGACGCCGCCGGCGTCGCGGCGGTGGGGAGCTGGACGCTCGGCGGCAGCGCCGGGGCCCAGACGCTCCAGGCGGCGGCCCCCGGGCTGGCGCCGGTGTCGTTCGCCGGCACCGCCGTCGCCGCGCTACCGCCGCCGTCGGGCGGGTTCGACCTGGACCTGCAGGTGGTGGGGTCCCCCGGCGCTTCGGTGCAGGCCGCCCTGAACGCCGCGGTGGCGCGCTGGGAGAGCGCGATCACCGGAGACCTGCCCGACGTCTCCGTGAACGTGGCGGCCGGCGCCTGCGGGGTGGGCCACAGCGCCCTGTCGGGCGTGGTCGACGACGTCGTGCTCTTCGTCGAGATCCTGGCGATCGACGGCGTGGGCGGCACGCTCGGAAGCGCCGGCCCCTGCGGCGTGCGTGGCGGCGGCGGGCTGACCGCGCTCGGCGTGATCCGCCTCGATGAAGCCGACGTGAACACGCTGGTGGGCAACGGGCACCTCACGGACGTGCTCATCCATGAGATCGGGCACGTGTTGGGGCTGGGGACGTTCTGGGTCTCCCGCGGCCACGTGAGCGGCGCGGGCGGTGCGGATCCCGTCTACACGTCCGCGCAGGCGGTCGCCGCCTACCAGGCGCTGGGCGGCAGCTACCCGGGTGGTGTGCCGGTCGAGAACACCGGCGGCGCCGGCACGCGCGACGCGCACTGGCGCGAATCGATCCTGGGCACCGAGCTGATGACCGGCTGGGTGAACTACGGGCAGACCAATCCGCTCAGCCGCATCTCGATCGCGGCGCTGGGCGATCTCGGCTACACCGTGAACCTCAACGCCGCCGATGGCTTCGCGGCCACCGCGCCGGCCGCCGTGTCAGGGTCTTCGAGCGGGCGCCTGGAGTTGGTGGAGCAGCCCCTGCCTGCGCCGTTCGTGCTGCCGCACTGA
- a CDS encoding amidohydrolase family protein, with product MPAGTGAGAPASEASSLVLEHVAVVDVVRGRTLPDRTVVVQGGRIVSVDSTRAERAGALDLTGRWLLPGLIDTHVHVATDPAGFDRDAQSALEWAFRSGVTSVRDMAGDTRALVELARAAADSTVAAPTLVYSALVAGPTFFDDPRPQASARGAVAGQVDWMQAVTPDSDLTEVMARARATGATGLKIYADLPAAELGPLVDAAHAAGLQVWSHAVTYPGRPSDVVRAGPDVVSHAYYLVWELAETVPFGYAAGRAALGAPDAAGPPPTDAPALDAVFDAMAARGIVLEPTLTVVNGDSPFAWLRGWASAVTARAHARGVTIVAGTDRMVDRDTRRSNLPDELLYLVRDAGFTPAEALRAATVDAARALGREGQVGRIAPGFRADLVVLDANPLEDVAAVRAVDRVIKAGHVHEVR from the coding sequence ATGCCCGCGGGAACGGGCGCCGGTGCGCCCGCCTCCGAGGCGAGCTCGCTCGTGCTGGAGCACGTTGCGGTGGTGGATGTCGTGCGCGGCCGGACGCTGCCGGACCGCACGGTCGTGGTGCAGGGCGGGCGCATCGTGTCCGTCGACTCGACCCGCGCCGAGCGCGCGGGCGCGCTCGACCTGACGGGTCGCTGGCTCCTCCCCGGCCTGATCGACACGCACGTGCACGTGGCCACGGATCCGGCGGGCTTCGATCGCGACGCCCAGAGCGCGCTGGAGTGGGCGTTCCGGAGCGGCGTCACCTCCGTGCGCGACATGGCGGGCGACACGCGCGCGCTGGTCGAGCTGGCGCGTGCGGCGGCCGATTCCACCGTGGCCGCGCCCACGTTGGTGTACTCCGCGCTGGTCGCCGGTCCCACCTTCTTCGACGATCCCCGGCCGCAGGCATCGGCGCGCGGCGCCGTGGCGGGGCAGGTCGACTGGATGCAGGCGGTCACGCCCGACAGCGACCTGACGGAGGTGATGGCCCGCGCGCGCGCCACCGGCGCCACCGGTCTCAAGATCTACGCGGACCTGCCGGCCGCGGAGCTCGGCCCGCTGGTGGACGCGGCCCATGCGGCGGGCTTGCAGGTGTGGAGTCACGCGGTGACCTATCCCGGCCGTCCTTCCGACGTGGTGCGCGCCGGGCCGGACGTGGTCTCGCACGCCTACTACCTGGTGTGGGAGCTCGCCGAGACCGTGCCGTTCGGATACGCTGCGGGCCGCGCGGCGCTGGGCGCGCCGGACGCGGCGGGTCCACCCCCGACGGACGCGCCCGCCCTCGACGCTGTCTTCGACGCCATGGCGGCGCGCGGCATCGTGCTCGAGCCCACGCTGACCGTGGTCAACGGGGACTCCCCGTTCGCGTGGCTACGTGGCTGGGCCTCGGCGGTGACTGCGCGTGCGCACGCGCGTGGGGTGACCATCGTGGCGGGCACCGACCGGATGGTGGACCGGGACACGCGCAGGTCCAACCTGCCCGACGAGCTGCTCTACCTGGTGCGGGACGCGGGCTTCACACCGGCGGAGGCGCTGCGCGCCGCCACGGTGGACGCTGCCCGCGCGCTGGGTCGGGAAGGGCAGGTGGGGCGCATCGCGCCCGGCTTCCGGGCCGACCTGGTGGTGCTGGACGCGAATCCGCTGGAGGACGTCGCGGCCGTGCGGGCCGTGGACCGCGTCATCAAGGCGGGACACGTGCACGAGGTGCGTTGA
- a CDS encoding ferrous iron transporter B: MTSLQDGPTTPTLAPPSPARGSRPLIALVGPPNAGKSTLFNRLTGLRQKVANYPGVTVERRVGEARLRTGGRVDIVDLPGIYGLSAGSLDERIARDAITGTLPGLAKPDAIVLILDATQLSRHLVLASSVLELLDVPALVVLNMADELERGRGGVDTAALEERLEVPVTLASAQRNEGLEPLQVFLECVAAGQGVRIPGSRAPETRVRRLPVIQSAPERRAWAHDVGDGARYRAPATSPWTARLDGLLLHPVLGPLAFLAMVVLVFQSIFTLATPLMDGVEAVIAGSGEWIAAMLPDTWVRELLIDGIWLGVGSVLVFLPQILILFLFIGLLEDSGYMARAALMADRFMRRIGLQGKSFLPLMSSYACAVPSILAARTIDNERDRLATIFVAPFMTCSARLPIYALLIAAFIPEQPLLGPLLGTRAATLLGLYALGLGAAILTAWLLKSTVLKGSTSEFALELPPYRIPTLRSLAVRLMDRSKVFLKRAGTIILGTSIVLWTLTRIPPLPLGGPPPLDESALGQVGHLVEPLVEPLGFDWKVAVGIVSSLAAREVIVGTLGTLYGVEDATEESLQLQAALQRDLTLGGAVALLIFYVFALQCMSTVAVMRRETGGWKWPLVQWTYMLLLAWVGAFVAYRLL; the protein is encoded by the coding sequence ATGACTTCGCTGCAGGACGGACCCACCACCCCCACGCTCGCCCCCCCCTCTCCCGCGCGTGGAAGTCGTCCGCTGATCGCGCTGGTGGGGCCGCCCAACGCGGGCAAGTCCACCCTCTTCAACCGCCTGACCGGCCTCCGCCAGAAGGTGGCCAACTACCCCGGCGTGACCGTCGAGCGGCGCGTGGGCGAAGCCCGCCTGCGCACCGGTGGCCGGGTGGACATCGTGGACCTGCCGGGCATCTACGGCCTGAGCGCCGGCAGCCTGGACGAGCGGATCGCCCGCGACGCCATCACCGGCACCCTGCCGGGGCTCGCGAAGCCGGACGCGATCGTCCTGATCCTGGACGCCACCCAGCTCTCCCGTCACCTGGTGCTGGCGTCCTCGGTGCTGGAGCTGCTGGACGTGCCCGCGCTCGTCGTGCTCAACATGGCCGACGAGCTGGAGCGGGGGCGGGGCGGCGTGGACACCGCCGCGCTCGAGGAGCGGCTGGAAGTGCCCGTGACCCTGGCGTCCGCGCAGCGCAACGAGGGTCTGGAGCCGCTCCAGGTCTTCCTCGAGTGCGTCGCCGCCGGCCAGGGCGTGCGCATCCCGGGCTCGCGCGCGCCCGAGACGCGCGTGCGCCGCCTGCCGGTCATCCAGTCCGCGCCGGAGCGCAGGGCCTGGGCCCACGACGTGGGCGACGGCGCCCGCTACCGCGCCCCGGCCACGTCGCCGTGGACGGCGCGCCTGGACGGGTTGCTCCTCCATCCCGTGCTGGGCCCGCTCGCCTTCCTGGCGATGGTGGTGCTGGTGTTCCAGTCCATCTTCACCCTGGCGACCCCGCTCATGGACGGCGTCGAGGCCGTGATCGCCGGAAGCGGCGAGTGGATCGCGGCGATGCTGCCCGACACCTGGGTGCGGGAGCTGTTGATCGACGGGATCTGGCTGGGGGTGGGCTCCGTCCTCGTGTTCCTCCCCCAGATCCTGATCCTGTTCCTGTTCATCGGCCTGCTCGAGGACTCGGGCTACATGGCGCGCGCGGCCCTCATGGCCGACCGCTTCATGCGCCGCATCGGGCTGCAGGGGAAGTCCTTCCTGCCCCTGATGTCCTCGTACGCCTGCGCCGTCCCGTCCATCCTGGCGGCGCGCACCATCGACAACGAGCGCGACCGGCTCGCCACCATCTTCGTGGCGCCGTTCATGACCTGCTCGGCGCGTCTGCCCATCTACGCGCTCCTGATCGCCGCCTTCATCCCGGAACAGCCGCTGCTGGGGCCGCTCCTGGGCACCCGCGCCGCCACCCTGCTCGGGCTCTACGCGCTCGGTCTGGGCGCGGCCATCCTGACGGCCTGGCTGCTCAAGTCCACGGTCCTCAAGGGCTCGACGTCCGAGTTCGCGCTCGAGCTGCCGCCGTATCGCATCCCCACGCTACGCTCGCTCGCCGTCCGGCTGATGGACCGCTCCAAGGTGTTCCTCAAGCGGGCCGGGACCATCATCCTGGGCACGTCCATCGTGCTCTGGACACTCACGCGCATCCCGCCGCTGCCGCTCGGCGGGCCGCCGCCGCTGGACGAGTCGGCGCTGGGCCAGGTGGGACACCTGGTGGAGCCGCTGGTGGAGCCGTTGGGCTTCGACTGGAAGGTGGCGGTGGGGATCGTGAGCTCGCTCGCCGCGCGCGAGGTGATCGTGGGCACGCTGGGGACGCTCTACGGGGTCGAGGACGCCACGGAGGAATCGCTGCAGTTGCAGGCCGCGCTGCAACGCGACCTCACGCTGGGCGGTGCCGTGGCCCTGCTGATCTTCTACGTGTTCGCGCTGCAGTGCATGTCCACCGTCGCCGTGATGCGGCGCGAGACGGGCGGCTGGAAGTGGCCGCTGGTGCAGTGGACCTACATGCTGCTGCTGGCGTGGGTGGGCGCGTTCGTGGCGTATCGCCTGCTCTGA
- a CDS encoding FeoA family protein, which translates to MSRSLPTRTVPSLAALRNGETAELARLNVDPEAALRLMELGLIPGCRILMERRAPGGACVCRVDGCLLALRRETAERLEVAPVV; encoded by the coding sequence GTGAGCCGTAGCCTCCCCACCCGCACCGTGCCTTCGCTGGCGGCCCTCCGGAATGGAGAGACCGCCGAGCTGGCGCGGCTGAACGTGGATCCCGAGGCCGCGCTCCGTCTCATGGAGCTGGGGCTGATCCCGGGGTGCCGGATCCTGATGGAGCGGCGCGCGCCCGGCGGCGCCTGCGTCTGTCGGGTGGACGGATGCCTGCTCGCTCTCCGGCGCGAGACCGCCGAACGCCTCGAGGTGGCTCCGGTCGTCTGA